A region of Streptomyces paludis DNA encodes the following proteins:
- the rsfS gene encoding ribosome silencing factor produces MTATDRSIQLVNAAAQAAADRLAHDVIAYDVSDVLSITDAFLLASAPNDRQVKSIVDEIEERLQKELGAKPVRREGDRDARWILLDYVDIVIHVQHSEERVFYALERLWKDCPELPLPEDAVKTRGKAKEHAEVNGEVTGEPAAHAGIAGDADGELS; encoded by the coding sequence GTGACCGCAACTGATCGTTCCATCCAGCTCGTCAACGCCGCCGCCCAGGCGGCCGCGGACCGGCTCGCGCACGACGTCATCGCGTACGACGTCAGCGATGTGCTGTCGATCACCGACGCCTTCCTGCTCGCCTCCGCGCCCAACGACCGACAGGTCAAGTCGATCGTCGACGAGATCGAGGAGCGGCTCCAGAAGGAGCTGGGCGCCAAGCCGGTGCGCCGCGAGGGCGACCGTGACGCCCGCTGGATCCTCCTCGACTACGTGGACATCGTCATCCATGTCCAGCACAGCGAGGAGCGCGTCTTCTACGCCCTGGAGCGGCTCTGGAAGGACTGCCCCGAGCTGCCGCTGCCCGAGGACGCCGTCAAGACCCGCGGCAAGGCCAAGGAGCACGCCGAGGTCAACGGCGAGGTCACCGGCGAGCCCGCCGCCCACGCCGGGATCGCCGGTGACGCGGACGGTGAGCTGAGCTGA